Proteins encoded in a region of the Solanum dulcamara chromosome 9, daSolDulc1.2, whole genome shotgun sequence genome:
- the LOC129904711 gene encoding CSC1-like protein RXW8 isoform X2, protein MKLAALLTSAGINTAVSVVLFSLYSVLRKQPSFVNVYFGAKIAQVRSRQQDAFHFDRFVPSPSWILKAWETSDEEICATGGLDAVVFVRMIVFSFRIFSIAAIVCNFLVLPLNYFGKEMQRHQIPAETLEVFTIANVEEGSRWLWAHCLALYLVSCCSCFLLYLEYKSISRMRLAYFTSSVSNPSYFTVLVRAIPWSREESYSGTVKRFFTNFYASSFLSHQIVYRSGSVQKLVTDAGKVCKMLKLTPREPHIGSNSMRCGLCGTTASFSMVPMDEEGDKGRSDFGGSDLRKKESAAALVFFRNRYAALVASQSLQSRNPMSWVTNLSPEPGDMYWSNICVPYRLLWIRKVAILVASMALVAFFIVPVSLTQGLVHLDKLQKTFPFLKGVLKRKAMSQLATGYLPSVVLIIFMYMVPPIMLLFSTLEGSTSRSGRKRSASIKVLCFFIWNVFFGNILSGSVIERFSKIFKDVNYLLATAVPSTATFFMTYVLTSGWASLSCELMQPFGLLCNLFYIFILRNKDVTTYGTLTFPYHTEVPRILLFGLFGFVYSTLSPLILPFLLVYFSLAYLVYRNQILNVYVTKYQTGGTYWPIVHNATIFSMVLMQVIAMAVFGLKKSTVASSFVIPLIILTLLFNEYCRQRFQPLFKQIPAQDEQNGKMKEIHQKLTTAYTQFKSNSRTLGDPMPPNHNNCRLEDLEINPGKSPIHHLSS, encoded by the exons ATGAAGCTAGCTGCTCTGTTGACTTCTGCTGGTATCAATACTGCAGTGAGCGTAGTGCTGTTCTCCTTGTATTCGGTTTTAAGGAAACAACCAAGCTTTGTAAATGTTTACTTTGGCGCGAAGATTGCTCAGGTACGATCAAGACAGCAGGATGCCTTTCACTTTGATCGATTCGTTCCTTCTCCAAGTTGGATCCTAAAGGCATGGGAGACATCTGATGAAGAAATATGCGCTACTGGTGGCTTGGATGCAGTGGTATTCGTGCGGATGATAGTTTTCAG TTTCCGAATATTCTCCATTGCAGCTATTGTATGCAATTTCCTTGTGCTCCCACTTAATTATTTTGGAAAAGAGATGCAGCGTCACCAAATTCCAGCTGAGACATTGGAGGTATTCACCATTGCGAATGTTGAGGAAGGGTCAAGATG GCTTTGGGCTCACTGCCTTGCGCTGTACCTCGTATCCTGCTGttcttgttttcttctttaCCTT GAGTACAAAAGCATTTCAAGGATGAGGCTGGCTTACTTTACTTCATCTGTTTCCAACCCAAGTTATTTCACAGTTCTTGTTCGTGCCATCCCATGGTCGCGAGAAGAATCGTACAGTGGAACAGTGAAAAGATTCTTCACAAATTTCTATGCATCAAGTTTTTTATCTCATCAAATCGTTTATCGCTCTGGCTCTGTTCAGAAACTGGTG ACTGATGCAGGGAAGGTGTGCAAGATGCTAAAACTAACGCCTAGGGAACCACATATTGGATCAAATTCCATGAGATGTGGTCTTTGTGGAACAACAGCATCATTCAGCATGGTTCCCATGGATGAGGAAGGTGACAAAGGAAGAAGTGATTTTGGTGGTTCAGATTTGAGGAAAAAG GAGTCTGCAGCTGCTTTAGTTTTTTTCAGGAATCGCTATGCTGCTTTGGTTGCTTCTCAGAGCCTTCAATCTCGAAATCCCATGTCATGGGTCACAAATCTTTCTCCAGAACCAGGTGATATGTATTGGTCAAACATTTGTGTTCCATATAGACTCCTTTGGATCCGCAAAGTAGCTATTCTTGTGGCCTCGATGGCTTTGGTGGCATTTTTCATTGTGCCTGTTTCATTAACACAAGGTCTTGTTCACCTCGACAAGCTTCAAAAGACATTTCCATTTCTTAAAGGCGTTTTAAAGAG GAAAGCAATGAGTCAGCTGGCTACGGGATATCTACCAAGTGTCGTgttaataatatttatgtaCATGGTTCCTCCAATAATGTTGCTATTTTCTACATTGGAAGGCTCTACCTCTCGTAGTGGCAGGAAGAGGAGTGCAAGCATAAAAGTTTTATGCTTCTTCATCTGGAATGTTTTCTTTGGTAACATCCTCTCGGGGTCTGTGATTGAGAGGTTCAGTAAGATTTTTAAGGATGTAAATTACCTACTTGCAACAGCAGTACCATCAACG GCCACCTTTtttatgacttatgttttgacATCAGGCTGGGCAAGTCTATCATGCGAACTCATGCAACCGTTTGGTTTACTCTGCAACTTATTCTATATATTTATTCTCAGAAACAAGGATGTCACTACATATGGCACATTGACTTTTCCATACCACACAGAAGTTCCAAGGATCCTTCTATTTGGGCTTTTTGGCTTTGTGTATTCCACATTGTCTCCTTTGATACTGCCATTCTTGCTGGTTTATTTTTCCCTTGCTTACCTTGTATACCGTAATCAG ATCCTCAATGTATATGTAACAAAATATCAAACTGGGGGAACTTATTGGCCTATTGTGCACAATGCAACAATTTTCTCAATGGTGCTGATGCAAGTTATAGCCATGGCAGTCTTTGGACTAAAAAAGTCTACAGTGGCGTCAAGCTTCGTAATTCCGCTGATAATCTTGACACTCCTTTTCAATGAGTATTGCAGGCAAAGGTTTCAACCATTATTCAAGCAAATCCCTGCTCAG GATGAGCAAAATGGGAAAATGAAAGAGATCCATCAAAAACTCACAACAGCTTATACTCAGTTCAAATCCAATTCCCGCACGCTGGGTGATCCTATGCCCCCAAATCATAACAACTGCAGGCTTGAAGACCTAGAAATTAATCCAG GAAAAAGCCCTATCCATCATCTCTCTTCTTAA
- the LOC129904711 gene encoding CSC1-like protein RXW8 isoform X1 produces the protein MKLAALLTSAGINTAVSVVLFSLYSVLRKQPSFVNVYFGAKIAQVRSRQQDAFHFDRFVPSPSWILKAWETSDEEICATGGLDAVVFVRMIVFSFRIFSIAAIVCNFLVLPLNYFGKEMQRHQIPAETLEVFTIANVEEGSRWLWAHCLALYLVSCCSCFLLYLEYKSISRMRLAYFTSSVSNPSYFTVLVRAIPWSREESYSGTVKRFFTNFYASSFLSHQIVYRSGSVQKLVTDAGKVCKMLKLTPREPHIGSNSMRCGLCGTTASFSMVPMDEEGDKGRSDFGGSDLRKKESAAALVFFRNRYAALVASQSLQSRNPMSWVTNLSPEPGDMYWSNICVPYRLLWIRKVAILVASMALVAFFIVPVSLTQGLVHLDKLQKTFPFLKGVLKRKAMSQLATGYLPSVVLIIFMYMVPPIMLLFSTLEGSTSRSGRKRSASIKVLCFFIWNVFFGNILSGSVIERFSKIFKDVNYLLATAVPSTATFFMTYVLTSGWASLSCELMQPFGLLCNLFYIFILRNKDVTTYGTLTFPYHTEVPRILLFGLFGFVYSTLSPLILPFLLVYFSLAYLVYRNQILNVYVTKYQTGGTYWPIVHNATIFSMVLMQVIAMAVFGLKKSTVASSFVIPLIILTLLFNEYCRQRFQPLFKQIPAQILIEMDRQDEQNGKMKEIHQKLTTAYTQFKSNSRTLGDPMPPNHNNCRLEDLEINPGKSPIHHLSS, from the exons ATGAAGCTAGCTGCTCTGTTGACTTCTGCTGGTATCAATACTGCAGTGAGCGTAGTGCTGTTCTCCTTGTATTCGGTTTTAAGGAAACAACCAAGCTTTGTAAATGTTTACTTTGGCGCGAAGATTGCTCAGGTACGATCAAGACAGCAGGATGCCTTTCACTTTGATCGATTCGTTCCTTCTCCAAGTTGGATCCTAAAGGCATGGGAGACATCTGATGAAGAAATATGCGCTACTGGTGGCTTGGATGCAGTGGTATTCGTGCGGATGATAGTTTTCAG TTTCCGAATATTCTCCATTGCAGCTATTGTATGCAATTTCCTTGTGCTCCCACTTAATTATTTTGGAAAAGAGATGCAGCGTCACCAAATTCCAGCTGAGACATTGGAGGTATTCACCATTGCGAATGTTGAGGAAGGGTCAAGATG GCTTTGGGCTCACTGCCTTGCGCTGTACCTCGTATCCTGCTGttcttgttttcttctttaCCTT GAGTACAAAAGCATTTCAAGGATGAGGCTGGCTTACTTTACTTCATCTGTTTCCAACCCAAGTTATTTCACAGTTCTTGTTCGTGCCATCCCATGGTCGCGAGAAGAATCGTACAGTGGAACAGTGAAAAGATTCTTCACAAATTTCTATGCATCAAGTTTTTTATCTCATCAAATCGTTTATCGCTCTGGCTCTGTTCAGAAACTGGTG ACTGATGCAGGGAAGGTGTGCAAGATGCTAAAACTAACGCCTAGGGAACCACATATTGGATCAAATTCCATGAGATGTGGTCTTTGTGGAACAACAGCATCATTCAGCATGGTTCCCATGGATGAGGAAGGTGACAAAGGAAGAAGTGATTTTGGTGGTTCAGATTTGAGGAAAAAG GAGTCTGCAGCTGCTTTAGTTTTTTTCAGGAATCGCTATGCTGCTTTGGTTGCTTCTCAGAGCCTTCAATCTCGAAATCCCATGTCATGGGTCACAAATCTTTCTCCAGAACCAGGTGATATGTATTGGTCAAACATTTGTGTTCCATATAGACTCCTTTGGATCCGCAAAGTAGCTATTCTTGTGGCCTCGATGGCTTTGGTGGCATTTTTCATTGTGCCTGTTTCATTAACACAAGGTCTTGTTCACCTCGACAAGCTTCAAAAGACATTTCCATTTCTTAAAGGCGTTTTAAAGAG GAAAGCAATGAGTCAGCTGGCTACGGGATATCTACCAAGTGTCGTgttaataatatttatgtaCATGGTTCCTCCAATAATGTTGCTATTTTCTACATTGGAAGGCTCTACCTCTCGTAGTGGCAGGAAGAGGAGTGCAAGCATAAAAGTTTTATGCTTCTTCATCTGGAATGTTTTCTTTGGTAACATCCTCTCGGGGTCTGTGATTGAGAGGTTCAGTAAGATTTTTAAGGATGTAAATTACCTACTTGCAACAGCAGTACCATCAACG GCCACCTTTtttatgacttatgttttgacATCAGGCTGGGCAAGTCTATCATGCGAACTCATGCAACCGTTTGGTTTACTCTGCAACTTATTCTATATATTTATTCTCAGAAACAAGGATGTCACTACATATGGCACATTGACTTTTCCATACCACACAGAAGTTCCAAGGATCCTTCTATTTGGGCTTTTTGGCTTTGTGTATTCCACATTGTCTCCTTTGATACTGCCATTCTTGCTGGTTTATTTTTCCCTTGCTTACCTTGTATACCGTAATCAG ATCCTCAATGTATATGTAACAAAATATCAAACTGGGGGAACTTATTGGCCTATTGTGCACAATGCAACAATTTTCTCAATGGTGCTGATGCAAGTTATAGCCATGGCAGTCTTTGGACTAAAAAAGTCTACAGTGGCGTCAAGCTTCGTAATTCCGCTGATAATCTTGACACTCCTTTTCAATGAGTATTGCAGGCAAAGGTTTCAACCATTATTCAAGCAAATCCCTGCTCAG ATCCTTATCGAAATGGACCGGCAGGATGAGCAAAATGGGAAAATGAAAGAGATCCATCAAAAACTCACAACAGCTTATACTCAGTTCAAATCCAATTCCCGCACGCTGGGTGATCCTATGCCCCCAAATCATAACAACTGCAGGCTTGAAGACCTAGAAATTAATCCAG GAAAAAGCCCTATCCATCATCTCTCTTCTTAA